From Arachis hypogaea cultivar Tifrunner chromosome 3, arahy.Tifrunner.gnm2.J5K5, whole genome shotgun sequence:
CAAACacgtaatgatttttttttatataaaatatgtttAGAGTATTACTAGTATAACTGAGTATGACTTGCTTAAATTATAcattattttgaataaatattatttattttaattttttattacaaataatttttatttttttattttttattccaaaATTAGTTAGATATACAGTTTAAAATATCAACTTAATTATTTAAATTgttcaaatatttaatttttaatttaaaattaaaaataattattttaattattttaaaaaattatatttaacaaaaaataaatatgtcTCATTgtctataaaaaattaattaaaaaaatcatttacttctaaaaatttgtaaaaattatatattagtgtattcacattattttttttattgggtATCAATAACAAATGTTAATAATAGTGTATCAACACCTGTGAACTtagattataatatatataatccaatcacttaatatttttttatgaaaatatgtaattattaattaattatttatttgaaagAAAAAGTTACATGCATGATGTAATTGTGCTCTTTATAATCTTTAATTTATATTGATAGTAATTATTTATATAGGTGGATGAATATTAAGAAGAGAAAAAGTACACAGAAATCTGAAAGTGGATCctctctaataaaaaaaaattagatggtGTCCAATGTAAAATCTCACATTTCATTGCTCtctcttttctatttaattttggtcccacttataaaattacactttattctctcaagtattaaaaaaatggaaaggatcCATTCCCAtttatatctatatctatatttatAATTTCTTATGTCGATTTATTATACCAAGAAGCATATACTTATTGTTGAAGAGTAGATAAAACATACTTGCTTAACATTTAGTTAATAATAATACTGAAATTTAAAGGAGTACATAATACTAAGTAATTACATATATTATGACTGTATGTAAACACTCTTAACATGGTTCTCATTATTTAATTTAAGGAGGATGATGCATATATAGTTGATTGATTGAGAAGGATCAACGTCTCTTAGAAGCAGGCTCTTTCTGGGAGTTGAAATAAACTGTAGCCACCGGAAGTCCTAAATTGAATTGTCTGGCAAAATAGCGAGTGTTGAAGTTCGCGCGTGTAGCTGGTTGTTCCACTCCTCCCAAAACTCCCTTCTGCTCAAACAATATCAGTATGTATCGGTGAATTCCCACAGGTGGCCGAGGTCCCATATAAGCTACTATCTCCTTTCCTGAGTCACATGCATGCTTGCCATGAACTCATACATGTATTTTTTtcgggatatatatatataataaacatgCATGCCACCATTAATTCAacctaaataaataaagatagcTAAATTTTGGAGCAAGTTGATCTACAATTTGTTTACAGgacatatattttaattattatatatgaataattagTATAGAGACTTTAGCAATATGATGAGGATGACTACTGTAATTGGTGACATGGAAGTCTAGGTTTCTACGTGTCATTACTTTGAGTGAGAATACTCTATTAATAAACACGCGTCATCTAATTTgtacatttaaaataaaattaaaaaatatattaaaatttgagTTTATGACATAGATATAACAGGAGGACTATTTGGTGGATTGAAATATCtagaacatattaaaaaaatttttatgttctAAATTATTCATGTTAATGATTTGAaagagaaaaagtgaaaattgaaaggaaaaaaataaattttttattttaaaaattttaaataaattaaattaaaaaataaaaaatattttataattaattttatgtatttttattataattaattactgttaatattaaactaataaaaaatactttatgtaAAACATGACTAATATCTAAGTTGATGAGgaggaaaacaaacaaaataagagaaaaaacatGCTGGCTAAGgttgattatattaaatttgtGTTGGTTACAATGAATGATACCTTGGTTGGGATTTGCACCGCCAGGAATGTCAACAACGACCCTGTAAATTGCAAATTAAAGAGCGTAAAGAGGAGGAGTACAGTTAAGGACAAAAAGAGGAGGAAGAGTACAGTTAAGGGCAAAGAAAGAGCAGAGAGTAGTAGAAAGGTACCCACCAATGAAGCCACTCGCGCATGGTTGGTTCACTAGGACTTGGTGCATCTGGATCAGTCATAACCTATGAATGGgttgaaatagaaataaaagtgagttgaaaataataatttaatttagcatgcatGGTAATTAATTAACGAGAGACCACTGACGAGGGTGTAGAGGCTGTGAATGTTGCCGCCGGTGAGAGTAACCTTGGGTGGGTTTGTAGCCATGGAAGGCTTGATGTCGCAACCATTGGTCACGTGCTTTGAGCCGTAGTAGACAGACATCCCTACAGATGGAACGAACATGTCTATCACGTCTCCAATCACCCGCCCTACTACCAGAGGATCAACCGAAGCTCCCATCATGCACATACACTATATTATTATAACTGTCAATTTGTGTGTGATTTTCATATGACCCACAGGCATGAGGTTTTATATAGACATCATATGTGACTCCAATTAGGAGAGGAATTAAGTAATAACTAGTGAATAGTGATGATGATGACTCAATAATTTAgttatttatgtattattttgaaattaaaacttaGGACGTACTCAAATAAATATGGAGAAGTAAACAAAATACTCGTAAAATTTACTGAAAACAAAGTAACATTAATCATTTTAtaacaataatttaaattttaatgcaCACAAgtaatacaaaaattaaattagaaatatcTAGTAGGTAGCCACTTCTCATCTTTAATGCAATGAAAACCACGGTTCATGCATGAGGGTAATGTCATCAGGAAATCATCTAGGGTAGGAAAGGGATGACACGTGTGAGAAGAGGCCCCACCTATTTGTACTATTGTGCCACATGGACTGATCAGAGCCATCCAAAGAACACACTAGGCACAAGAGTTCTGATGCATACATCAGCCATCACTCATTCATGCACCTCAATAGAAGCACTAGAGGGAGGTAGCTACAAGGATCCATAATTCCTGTTTGGTGGAGTCTACAAGAGAGAATCAAGGGGCAGTGAGAACAGAGAGAGCAGCAGTAAGGCACAAATTGCAATGTTGGATTCTCcactaaattatttttctaattctATAATTCAATAACAAAAGGATTTAAATGACTAATAGTTTTCTAATTAATGCActcttttttggttttttttttaaataatttttttctcctATCTTAGTTACATATTaactataaattaaaataattaactatGTAATATATTACTCAAATTATAactctttttcaactcttattacCTAGATTTAATTAgagaatttttttagttaataattagttaataaaaaatcaaagtgtaattttttttaactcaacaatcaaaaacaaaaaattaaaaaagatttaaatgttttttttttaacaaaggaAGCTCAACGCAATAGAGTGGAGCAAGTAAAAAGTATAAAACACAACTAAAAACACAAGACAATGAACACAGTAAAAGAAGTATAATCCGTTGTACACttccggcatagccatcaacaaccaaaAGAATCAACACCATACCACCCTCTGTAGCTCAAAAACGACCTATTTATAATTCCATCAACAGTTGTCTCTGATTTCTGGAATACTCTGTTATTCCGTTCCAACTAAATATTTCAAATAATCACAAAGAAACCTATCAGCCACTTCTTATGCTCAATGTTACGACCAGACACTCTAGTCCAACTCTCAAAAAGCCCTTTGACAGTCCCCGGAATAACCCAAACTCTATCAGCACACGTCAACCAAGCGCATCACACCTGCCACGTAAACTCACATCCAAGAaataaatgatgtagaaattctACATCCTTTTGCATAAAACACAAATATTATCACTATGATGAATAATCTCTAGCCTACTCAACCTCTCTTTAGTGTTAACCCTGCCTACTAAgacaaaccatgcaaatagttcaACTCTTGGAGGAACCAATCCTCTCCATATGGTACTAGTGAAGTTGTAGCTTATGATTTCCTCCGAGATAGTCTCTTTCTCCAATACCTGCAAaaatgagttagtagaaaaaTACCTGTTTTGTCAAATTTCTATATAAATGTATCCTCTCTATTAGACGAAAGTCTAACTAGTCTTAATCGGTCATGAAGTTAATTGAGAAGCTCTAACTCCTATTGGAATAAATCTCTCCTCCACTGAAAGTTCCAAActcactctaacccatcccaaaacccacagtccCCTATGACAGAGCCTCGAAAAACTTACTTTTAGGGAGTCACTTTGTAACCAATCATTCTCCCAAAATCGAATATGTCTTCCATTTTTCACTTCCATAGACAGACCACTGATAATCTTATCTCTCACCTATTGCTCCTGAATATTAAGCTGGCAGATATCTTTCCATGGGACACCTCTTGTCGGTAATGGCTGTTTAGATAACATTATACTTGGGTTCAACTGGTTACAAGAACATACAACCTTCTTCCACAGCAGGTAGTCCTCTTTAGAAAagcgccaccaccacttgaacagaAGCGATGTGTTTTTGATCAATGCATCACCCACCCCTAAACCCCTTAGTTTTTTCGGAGCTTGCACCACCTCCCATTTCACAAGTGGTATACCGTTGTTCCCATCTTCTTTACTCCATAAGAACATCCTCTGTAACCCAATTAGTCTTTCTGCCACCGActttggcatcttatacaagCTAAGATAGTAAATCGGTAAGCtattaaaaatagattttataagAACCAGCTTGCTAGCTTTGTTGAGAGACTTCGCTTTCCATAAGCTGAGCTTATCTTCCACCTTATCTATGATCGGTTTCCAGGTCTCCACCAACTGAGGCTTTGTGCCTAGAGGGATTCCTAAGTACCTGACAGGTAAAGCAACTTTTGTACATCCCAACAAGCCACACATATTCGTTACCCATTCCTGCTCACAGTTAATCAAAATCAAGTTCGATTTATCAAAGTTAATACTCAAGCAAGATATCAACTCAAAACAACGCAGAAGCCTTTTATAATTCATGACTATCTCCATTTTCTgtggacaaaataaaattgtatcaTCTGCAAACTAGAGATGTGACAACTCTATGTTGTCCCTTCCAACCAGTACTAGAGAGATGCGTCCATTTCTGACTACCTCACCTACCATCTGTGCAAGACGTCAACAACCAGAACAAACAGAAAGGGTGAAAGAGgatctccttgtctaagacctctCTCCATTCTGAAAGGCTTGGATGGTGACCCATTTATCAACACCGACATAGACGCTGTAGTCACGCATTCCTTTATGTCCTCCATCTAAGACTAAATCCCATCTTTTGTAGCACAATATACATAAAGCTCCATCTTACTGTCATATGCTCTCTGAAAGTCTAACTTGATAATTGTCACCTTCTTCTTGCACAATTTCAGCCATTAGACCGTCTCACAAGCAATAAGAGTACCATAATGTATTTTCTGACCCTTCACAAATGCAGATCGAGTCTCTCTCACTAAACTTGGCATCACTACTTGCATTCTTCTCACCAACACTTTCAATATCACCTTATACACACAACCAGTCATACTAATCGGTCGAAGATATTTTATTTCCTTGACTCCCACAAATTTTTTAGCTAGCGCCACCCATGTTATATTAGAATCCGTTGGTAACCTCGCACTTTGGAAGAAGCCCAACACAGTTGAAGTAATCTCCTGGCCAATCCCTCCCCAACatttctttatgaagttcatatTATATCCATCACTACCTGGCACTTTACTGAACTCACAGTCCTAAACTGCCTGTCGTATTTCGTCAGGCGATGGCATCACCTCTAACCTTGCTACCTCTTTTTCATCAATTTGTTTTACCAACCCATCATGGAACCCAATCATAGGAGAATATTCCTGCCGATATAGTTCCTTACAAAACCCTTTGATCGCAATCTTTATTCTGGCCTGATTCTGCACCAACCTTCCATTAATTAACAGGGAGTCGATTTGGTTGTTCCTCCTTCTAGCTGACACCAAGTTATTAAAGTACCTTGTGTTCTTGTCCATGTCTCTAGCATATTGAGATTAAGACATGTGCTTCCAATGAATCTCCTTTTTAGTATACCACTTTGCACAGTAAGTCACAAGAGCCTTCCGCCTAGCCTCCACCATCCCATCATAATTACCAGCACTAACCATATCCTCTTTCTCCAATTTCTTTATCCTATTGTCCATGTCCCCAAAGTTGTCCTTATGCCATTTTATCAGCGGTACCGTCAAGGCCTTCAGCTTATTAGTGAACTGATCATCCCCTAAATTCCTCCATTCATCCTTCACTATCCTCAGAAATCATTTATGAGTAAACCAGGAATCCGAGATTCGAAAAGGTCTAGGGCCAGAGTTACCCTTGTATCTTCTAAGATCAACGGGCAATGATCTGACAGACCTCTAGGTCCCCCTTTCAACGGAGTTTCTGGAAACTCCTCTAGCCAGTCTAAAATGACAAGGATCCTATCAATGTGACTACAAGATCGACCTCGAAACCATGTGAACTTCCGATCTGATAGTGCTAAATCTACTAGTTGTAAATCTTGCACCCAATCCATAAAGTCTTTTGTAGATGCCGGCAAACTAGCAGCGCCTTTCCTTTTCTCTAACCGTAGTATCTCATTAAAATCACCTATGAAGAAAAACAAAACCTGACATAAGCCCACAATATAGCTCAACTCTCCTCACATCACCAATTTTTCATTCTACCCTTGAGCTCcatacaccaaacagaatacataGTAAAAGTTATTTTTTGTCAGCAAACCATCAATGCACAGCCATCCATCGCCTTTATAGCAATTCGAACGTTTAAACAACAAATCATTCCACATTAACAATAAACCTTCAGA
This genomic window contains:
- the LOC112734252 gene encoding protein MOTHER of FT and TFL1, which translates into the protein MCMMGASVDPLVVGRVIGDVIDMFVPSVGMSVYYGSKHVTNGCDIKPSMATNPPKVTLTGGNIHSLYTLVMTDPDAPSPSEPTMREWLHWVVVDIPGGANPNQGKEIVAYMGPRPPVGIHRYILILFEQKGVLGGVEQPATRANFNTRYFARQFNLGLPVATVYFNSQKEPASKRR